A single window of Paracoccus albus DNA harbors:
- a CDS encoding DUF2155 domain-containing protein — protein sequence MKPTIAAALMAVSISFPALSQDGIQTTRGNGAILRALDKVSSDIRDLQLAPGEAAEVGRLTVRLGECRYPTDDPNSDAYAQMVITDRNSGATLFDGWMVASSPALSSLDDARYDVWVLGCQSA from the coding sequence ATGAAACCGACTATCGCGGCCGCACTGATGGCTGTCAGCATCAGCTTTCCTGCTCTGTCGCAGGACGGTATCCAGACGACCCGTGGGAATGGCGCGATTCTGCGCGCCCTTGATAAGGTCTCAAGCGATATCCGTGACCTCCAACTCGCACCCGGAGAGGCGGCAGAGGTTGGCAGGCTGACCGTGCGGCTTGGCGAATGCCGCTATCCGACCGATGACCCGAACTCTGACGCCTATGCGCAGATGGTCATCACCGACCGCAACAGCGGCGCGACACTGTTTGACGGCTGGATGGTCGCATCCTCACCGGCTTTGTCATCGCTGGACGATGCGCGCTACGACGTTTGGGTTCTGGGCTGCCAGAGCGCGTGA
- a CDS encoding outer membrane lipid asymmetry maintenance protein MlaD — protein sequence MSDDSRAEFIAGGLVLAVAAGFLILAAGPRLMPGGGYDLMAAFPNVEGIEKGSEIRMAGVPVGRVTEISLNPETYLAEAQLRLRDGVVLPADSAAIIQSDGLLGGAYLELQPGGSPDNLAPGDEIEDVQGAVSLLSLMMKFVDSQASDTE from the coding sequence ATGAGCGATGACAGCCGGGCAGAGTTCATCGCCGGCGGTCTGGTGCTGGCGGTTGCGGCAGGTTTCCTGATCCTCGCAGCCGGTCCGCGGCTGATGCCGGGCGGCGGCTATGATCTGATGGCCGCATTTCCCAATGTCGAAGGGATCGAGAAGGGATCAGAGATCCGAATGGCTGGCGTGCCGGTCGGACGGGTCACGGAGATTTCGCTGAACCCGGAAACCTATCTGGCAGAAGCGCAACTTCGCCTTCGTGACGGTGTCGTCCTGCCCGCTGATTCCGCCGCGATCATTCAATCGGATGGCCTGCTGGGAGGCGCTTATCTTGAACTTCAGCCGGGCGGCAGCCCCGATAACCTTGCGCCCGGCGACGAGATCGAGGATGTGCAGGGCGCTGTCAGCCTTTTGTCGCTGATGATGAAATTCGTCGATTCGCAAGCGAGTGACACAGAATGA
- the aat gene encoding leucyl/phenylalanyl-tRNA--protein transferase, whose translation MLWGYANGIFPMASSADDPALHWCEPSERGILPIGGVHISRSMRRHLRQSGWRAKLNGEFSAVVSACANRDETWINGELFRLYGALHDMGRAHSLEVRLGRELVGGVFGLTIGGAFFGESMFSAQKNGSKAALIWLSAHLEACGFTLFDTQYPTPHLTSMGGKVIPRVVYLRRLSRAIRVDADIRSRPLPPAHALWQPRTQTS comes from the coding sequence ATGCTGTGGGGATATGCAAATGGCATCTTCCCCATGGCATCCTCGGCAGACGACCCTGCACTTCATTGGTGCGAACCGTCAGAGCGGGGCATATTGCCGATCGGGGGTGTGCATATCTCACGCTCCATGCGACGGCATCTGCGGCAGAGCGGGTGGCGGGCGAAGCTGAACGGCGAATTTTCTGCCGTGGTCAGCGCCTGCGCCAATCGCGACGAAACATGGATCAATGGCGAGTTGTTCAGACTTTACGGGGCACTGCACGATATGGGTCGTGCGCATTCCCTTGAAGTCCGGCTCGGTCGGGAACTTGTCGGTGGGGTTTTCGGCCTGACCATCGGCGGGGCATTTTTCGGCGAAAGCATGTTTTCCGCGCAGAAGAACGGCTCCAAGGCTGCGCTGATCTGGTTGTCAGCACATCTGGAGGCCTGCGGCTTTACCCTGTTCGACACCCAATACCCTACGCCGCACCTTACCAGCATGGGCGGCAAGGTCATTCCCCGTGTGGTCTATCTTCGGCGGCTATCCCGGGCGATCCGGGTGGACGCGGATATCAGGTCGCGCCCCCTTCCGCCTGCTCACGCGCTCTGGCAGCCCAGAACCCAAACGTCGTAG
- a CDS encoding NADH:ubiquinone oxidoreductase subunit NDUFA12 — protein sequence MWIVDRILTWWRGQTLNTQVWTALYGEKVGEDDQGNVYYQSKKGNRRWVIYNGESEASRVPVEWHGWLHHTFKEPPTKEPFQRRAWELPSQMNMTGTPQAYRPQSSVYRADPAPRSDYDAWQPDQ from the coding sequence ATGTGGATCGTTGATCGTATTCTGACCTGGTGGCGGGGGCAGACCCTGAACACGCAGGTCTGGACTGCGCTTTATGGCGAGAAGGTCGGGGAAGACGATCAGGGTAATGTCTATTACCAATCCAAGAAGGGTAATCGCCGCTGGGTGATCTATAACGGCGAATCCGAAGCAAGTCGCGTGCCCGTCGAATGGCATGGCTGGCTGCATCACACCTTCAAGGAACCGCCAACCAAGGAACCGTTCCAGCGTCGCGCATGGGAATTGCCCAGCCAGATGAACATGACCGGCACGCCGCAGGCTTACCGGCCGCAATCTTCTGTCTACCGCGCCGACCCTGCGCCGCGCAGCGATTACGACGCGTGGCAACCCGATCAATGA